In Synechococcus sp. UW69, a single genomic region encodes these proteins:
- a CDS encoding SulP family inorganic anion transporter, whose protein sequence is MLNRISTSNLRGDAFGGVTAAVIALPMALAFGVAATGDPAPGLWGAVIIGLVAAVFGGTPTLISEPTGPMTVVFTSVILSFTATAPDKETAMAMAFTVVILAGLFQILFGVFRLGRYVTQMPYTVISGFMSGIGAILVILQLPAFLGQTASGGVMGTLSNLPGLIAGVQPMELALALITVAILWFTPANVKRFCPPQLLALVLGTVLSLTLFQDAGLKTIPPFNAELPSLHVPTFSGGQLRLMFVDAAVLGMLGCIDALLTSVVADSLTRTEHNSNKELVGQGLANIASGVFGGLPGAGATMGTVVNIQAGGRSALSGIVRAGILVVVVLAAAPLASTIPLAVLAGIALKVGIDIIDWDFLQRAHHLSVKAAVITYGVIALTVLVDLITAVGIGVFVANVLTIDRMSALQSRKVKTISTADDDVELTEEEQVLLDQASGKVLLFQLAGPMIFGVAKAIAREHNAIGNCQAVVFDLSEVSHLGVTAAIALENAVKEAIEEGRRVYLVVATGSTENRLQKLKLLDRVPKSHISADRLVALRLAVNGLALND, encoded by the coding sequence TTGTTGAATCGGATTTCCACAAGCAATCTGCGCGGTGACGCCTTCGGTGGCGTCACCGCCGCGGTGATTGCCCTTCCGATGGCCCTGGCCTTCGGGGTCGCCGCAACGGGCGACCCAGCACCGGGACTTTGGGGAGCCGTGATCATCGGTTTGGTGGCTGCCGTCTTCGGTGGCACACCCACCTTGATCTCTGAACCCACTGGTCCGATGACCGTGGTGTTCACCTCTGTAATCCTGAGCTTCACCGCCACGGCTCCGGACAAGGAAACCGCCATGGCCATGGCCTTCACGGTGGTCATCCTGGCGGGCCTGTTTCAGATCCTCTTCGGCGTGTTCCGTCTGGGTCGATATGTCACCCAGATGCCCTACACGGTGATCTCCGGCTTCATGTCGGGGATCGGAGCCATCCTGGTGATTCTCCAGCTGCCGGCCTTCCTCGGTCAGACCGCATCGGGCGGGGTCATGGGGACCTTGTCCAATTTGCCCGGGTTGATCGCTGGCGTGCAGCCGATGGAGCTGGCTCTGGCCTTGATCACCGTCGCGATCCTCTGGTTCACCCCAGCGAACGTCAAGCGTTTCTGTCCGCCGCAGCTCCTGGCTCTGGTCTTGGGAACGGTTCTGTCGCTGACCTTGTTTCAAGACGCTGGCCTCAAGACCATTCCGCCCTTCAATGCCGAGCTCCCCAGCCTGCATGTGCCCACCTTCTCTGGAGGGCAGCTGCGCTTGATGTTCGTTGATGCGGCTGTGTTGGGCATGCTCGGGTGCATCGATGCGCTGCTCACCTCCGTGGTGGCCGACAGCCTCACCCGCACCGAGCACAACTCGAACAAGGAACTGGTGGGCCAGGGACTGGCGAACATCGCCTCGGGTGTCTTCGGAGGGCTCCCTGGGGCGGGCGCCACCATGGGCACCGTGGTCAACATTCAGGCTGGCGGACGTTCGGCCCTCTCTGGAATTGTCCGAGCGGGGATTTTGGTGGTGGTTGTTCTGGCCGCCGCTCCCCTCGCCTCCACGATCCCCCTTGCTGTTCTGGCGGGGATCGCCCTGAAGGTGGGTATCGACATCATCGACTGGGATTTCCTTCAACGGGCCCATCACCTTTCGGTTAAAGCTGCGGTTATCACCTACGGCGTCATTGCGCTCACGGTGTTGGTGGATCTGATTACTGCGGTGGGGATTGGCGTCTTCGTGGCCAACGTTCTCACCATTGATCGGATGAGCGCTTTGCAGTCCAGAAAAGTGAAAACGATCAGCACCGCCGATGACGATGTGGAGCTGACTGAAGAGGAACAGGTGTTGCTGGATCAGGCCTCCGGCAAGGTCCTGTTGTTTCAGCTCGCCGGCCCAATGATCTTCGGTGTGGCGAAAGCGATCGCTCGCGAGCACAACGCCATCGGCAATTGTCAGGCGGTGGTCTTCGACCTCTCAGAGGTATCCCACCTCGGGGTCACCGCTGCGATCGCTCTCGAGAATGCGGTTAAGGAAGCGATAGAAGAAGGGCGCAGGGTTTACCTGGTCGTTGCAACGGGAAGTACAGAAAATCGGCTTCAGAAGCTCAAGCTGCTTGATCGTGTTCCCAAGAGCCACATCAGCGCCGATCGCCTCGTGGCCTTGCGTCTTGCCGTCAATGGTTTGGCGCTGAATGACTGA